A genomic segment from Anaerolineae bacterium encodes:
- a CDS encoding GntR family transcriptional regulator: protein MQSGRYPGSTRTILSAAMTFRLTVQAHRLTLFYARSQLFRKVSITMTEARQRYLHELPIRPVDPASPIPLYHQVETSLRALIQDGVLSPGDLLPPEVELSRAFGVGRHTMRMALSRLADDRLISRKAGRGTVVSRQMGRMQFFLDRSFTRQMADMGRRAHSRVLQAFSGVVDDSAPAALKARLGAPCFNLIRLRFGDDEPIGLQKSIILTEQCPGLEQHDFNTESLYDVLARVYRLVVQEIRHTVTAVAADDLKAELLQVSVGDPLLLVNTAAYLASGEIIEYTTSYYRADLYEYSTSSTYSPC, encoded by the coding sequence ATGCAGAGCGGGCGCTACCCCGGCAGTACCCGTACCATCCTGTCGGCAGCGATGACTTTCCGGCTGACAGTGCAGGCACATCGACTGACTCTATTCTATGCCCGGAGCCAGCTCTTTCGCAAAGTGAGCATCACCATGACCGAAGCCAGACAACGCTACCTGCATGAACTGCCGATCAGGCCGGTCGACCCTGCCAGCCCGATCCCGCTCTACCACCAGGTGGAGACCAGCCTGCGGGCGCTGATCCAGGACGGCGTGCTCAGTCCGGGCGATCTGCTGCCGCCGGAAGTGGAGCTGTCGCGCGCCTTCGGCGTGGGCCGCCACACCATGCGCATGGCGCTTTCCCGCCTGGCGGATGACCGGCTGATCAGCCGCAAGGCCGGGCGCGGGACAGTCGTCAGCCGCCAGATGGGGCGGATGCAGTTCTTTTTGGATCGCAGTTTCACCCGGCAGATGGCCGACATGGGCCGCCGCGCTCACTCGCGGGTGCTGCAGGCGTTTTCCGGCGTAGTCGACGATAGCGCACCCGCCGCGCTCAAGGCTCGCCTGGGCGCCCCCTGTTTCAACCTGATCCGCCTGCGCTTTGGTGATGATGAGCCGATCGGACTGCAGAAATCGATCATCCTGACGGAGCAGTGCCCGGGACTGGAACAGCACGATTTCAACACCGAATCGCTCTATGATGTCCTCGCCCGTGTGTACCGTCTGGTGGTGCAGGAGATCAGGCATACCGTCACGGCAGTGGCGGCGGACGATCTCAAAGCGGAGTTGCTGCAGGTTAGCGTCGGCGATCCGTTGCTGCTGGTAAACACGGCGGCTTACCTGGCCAGCGGCGAGATCATTGAATACACCACCTCCTACTACCGCGCCGATCTGTACGAATACAGCACCAGTAGCACCTATTCCCCCTGCTAG
- a CDS encoding ABC transporter substrate-binding protein, which produces MYEEKEEFSMKSKWLFVLPVLALVVALVGSGSVRAQGDSFVIGVSNGFVGSEWRTQMIQNMENVVAEFAEKGVNIELVIESADVDVQGQVQQIQNLINRGVDAIIVNPNDQSALNLVLEDAVAEGIVVIAVDQEISAEGVYNVVIDQKEWAKISARWLAEQLGGQGDVVLIEGFVGHPANEARMEGVMEVFAEYPGINIVGRDTGMWDQATGQQVMSDFLASLPNIDGVWTQDGMAQGALTAVRTANPAKWPVMVGEARAGYLQLWHEVKQERPEFTSFGVVNPPGVGADGIRVAVEILIGGTPDVSKLSGPFGNTFYVPIPYVVDEFNFEEQYELVKDLPESYTLDGFITQMQAAGFME; this is translated from the coding sequence ATGTATGAGGAGAAAGAGGAGTTCAGCATGAAAAGCAAGTGGTTATTCGTCTTGCCGGTGCTGGCGCTCGTCGTGGCGCTGGTCGGTTCCGGCTCCGTCAGGGCGCAGGGCGATTCGTTCGTCATCGGCGTCTCTAACGGCTTTGTCGGCAGCGAATGGCGCACCCAGATGATCCAGAACATGGAGAACGTGGTCGCCGAGTTCGCTGAAAAGGGTGTCAATATCGAGCTGGTGATCGAGAGCGCGGATGTGGACGTACAGGGTCAGGTGCAGCAGATTCAGAACCTGATCAACCGCGGGGTGGACGCGATCATCGTCAATCCGAACGACCAATCGGCGCTGAACCTGGTGCTGGAGGACGCGGTGGCGGAGGGGATTGTGGTCATCGCGGTGGACCAGGAGATCAGTGCTGAGGGCGTGTACAATGTGGTGATCGACCAGAAGGAATGGGCGAAGATCAGCGCGCGGTGGCTGGCGGAGCAGCTGGGTGGCCAGGGTGACGTGGTGCTGATCGAAGGCTTTGTGGGGCACCCGGCGAACGAAGCGCGGATGGAAGGGGTGATGGAGGTTTTCGCCGAGTATCCGGGCATCAACATTGTCGGGCGTGACACGGGGATGTGGGATCAGGCGACCGGCCAGCAGGTGATGAGCGACTTTCTGGCGTCGCTGCCGAACATCGACGGGGTATGGACGCAGGATGGGATGGCGCAGGGGGCGCTGACGGCGGTACGGACAGCGAACCCGGCGAAGTGGCCGGTGATGGTGGGTGAAGCGCGTGCGGGGTATCTGCAACTGTGGCATGAGGTGAAGCAGGAGCGTCCGGAGTTCACGTCGTTCGGTGTGGTCAACCCGCCCGGCGTGGGCGCTGATGGCATCCGCGTCGCTGTCGAAATCCTGATCGGCGGCACGCCGGATGTGTCCAAGCTCTCCGGCCCGTTCGGCAACACCTTCTACGTGCCGATCCCGTATGTGGTCGATGAGTTCAACTTTGAGGAACAGTACGAACTGGTGAAGGACCTGCCGGAGTCCTACACGCTCGACGGGTTCATCACCCAGATGCAGGCTGCAGGCTTCATGGAATAA
- a CDS encoding sugar ABC transporter ATP-binding protein translates to MNTVSLSARNVTKRYGGVVALSDGNLDVQSGEVVALLGANGSGKSTLSKVITGVIAPNEGRLHLDGRAVTFSSPQAAKNVGITAVYQELSLIPDMTVAENIWLAHEPRRWGIAVDHREMRARTQDLIALFAGTVQSSLQPDALVNSLPPDERQVVEILKALSLQPRLMILDEATASLDSRQVARLFELIADWKRQGMAIVFVSHRMDEIFRVADRATVLRNGASVGNRVISETTEQELVELMIEGMVAPELVQGRQLAPDAPVRLQVRNLHTDLLKDISFDLHDGELLGLGGLQGQGQSDLLLALFGAIPCAGQVLLSSQPARFSHPQQAMQHGLAFVPGDRATEGVLLIRSILENLQLPSWHKYGFPLNMVRARTDANQVAQELRLVMESLDAPVSSLSGGNAQKVVLGKWLLRNPRVLLLNDPTKGVDVRTKVEFYALLNRLRAAGTAILFYSSDDEELLSLCNRVLVLHDGRIRAELAGETLNHANLVSASMGTTNASNGHE, encoded by the coding sequence ATGAACACGGTGTCACTTTCAGCCCGGAACGTCACCAAACGGTACGGGGGCGTCGTAGCGCTCTCGGACGGTAACCTGGACGTGCAGTCGGGGGAAGTCGTTGCGCTGCTCGGCGCCAATGGAAGTGGCAAAAGCACCCTGAGCAAGGTCATCACAGGTGTAATCGCTCCCAATGAGGGGCGGTTACACCTGGATGGCCGGGCGGTCACGTTCTCTTCCCCACAGGCTGCCAAGAATGTCGGCATCACCGCCGTCTACCAGGAGCTGAGCCTGATCCCGGATATGACCGTGGCGGAGAACATCTGGCTGGCTCATGAGCCGCGCCGGTGGGGGATTGCCGTCGACCATCGTGAGATGCGTGCCCGCACACAGGACCTGATCGCCCTGTTTGCGGGCACGGTCCAATCTTCACTACAGCCGGATGCGCTGGTCAACAGTCTGCCGCCGGATGAGCGCCAGGTGGTGGAGATTCTCAAGGCGCTCAGCCTGCAACCGCGCCTGATGATCCTGGACGAGGCCACGGCCAGCCTGGACAGCCGCCAGGTCGCCCGCCTGTTTGAACTGATCGCGGACTGGAAGCGGCAGGGAATGGCCATCGTCTTTGTCTCCCATCGCATGGACGAGATCTTCCGCGTGGCCGACCGGGCGACTGTCCTCCGCAATGGGGCCAGTGTGGGCAACCGGGTGATCAGCGAAACAACTGAACAGGAACTCGTCGAGCTGATGATCGAGGGCATGGTCGCGCCGGAATTGGTACAGGGGAGGCAGCTGGCGCCGGACGCGCCGGTCCGGTTGCAGGTCAGGAACCTGCACACCGATCTGCTGAAGGACATCAGTTTTGACCTGCATGATGGCGAATTGCTGGGCCTGGGCGGTCTGCAGGGACAGGGTCAATCCGACTTGCTGCTGGCGCTGTTCGGGGCGATTCCCTGTGCAGGGCAGGTGCTACTTTCCAGCCAGCCGGCCCGTTTCTCCCACCCGCAGCAGGCCATGCAACATGGCCTGGCGTTTGTGCCGGGCGACCGGGCCACTGAAGGCGTGCTGCTCATCCGCTCCATCCTGGAGAATCTTCAGTTACCCTCCTGGCACAAGTACGGTTTCCCGCTGAACATGGTTCGGGCGCGTACGGATGCCAACCAGGTAGCACAGGAATTGCGCCTGGTGATGGAATCCCTGGACGCGCCAGTGAGCAGCCTGAGCGGTGGCAATGCCCAGAAGGTGGTGCTGGGCAAGTGGCTGCTGCGCAACCCGCGCGTGCTGCTCCTCAACGACCCGACCAAGGGTGTTGATGTCAGGACAAAAGTTGAGTTCTATGCGCTGTTGAACAGGCTCCGTGCCGCTGGGACGGCGATCCTGTTCTATAGCAGCGATGACGAAGAACTGCTGAGCCTGTGCAACCGTGTCCTGGTGCTGCATGATGGGCGAATCCGGGCGGAACTGGCGGGCGAAACGCTCAACCATGCCAACCTGGTCTCGGCCAGCATGGGCACGACCAATGCGAGTAACGGCCATGAATAG
- a CDS encoding ABC transporter permease, with protein MNSVVLRRIALRHSYLLALLLLLIAVGINFYLQPNLFELRVLNSNLRNFLPLIILTVGQTIVIIGGGIDLSVGAIVSMANAILVTLILPESGPTEILVGILAAVGAGLAAGVFNGLCVAYLRLQPIVTTYATSFVYAGIALLILPRPGGNLPREFLRSYRGAPLDIPLALYFIALAILIWLVLRSTRYGQYLFATGGKADAAYATGVPVNFVRFSTYVWAGLAAALSALALTMNLGTGNPRIGDAMTLDSIVAVVLGGTRLSGGQGGVIGSVLGVLILGVIRNIISFANVPTWSQTLVDALIIIAALAGPGLVRFLRRRTA; from the coding sequence ATGAATAGCGTAGTGCTGCGGCGGATCGCCCTGCGACACTCCTACCTGCTGGCCCTGCTGCTGCTCCTGATCGCGGTAGGGATCAACTTCTACCTGCAGCCTAACCTGTTTGAACTGCGGGTGCTCAACAGCAACCTGCGTAACTTCCTGCCCCTGATCATCCTGACGGTCGGGCAGACCATCGTCATCATCGGCGGCGGGATCGATCTTTCTGTTGGGGCGATCGTCTCCATGGCCAACGCCATCCTGGTCACGCTGATCCTGCCGGAATCGGGGCCAACCGAGATTCTCGTTGGTATCCTGGCGGCGGTAGGGGCGGGGTTGGCCGCCGGGGTGTTCAATGGCCTGTGCGTGGCTTACCTGCGGCTGCAGCCGATTGTGACGACCTACGCCACCAGCTTCGTCTATGCGGGTATCGCGCTGCTGATCCTGCCCCGACCTGGCGGCAACCTGCCGCGTGAATTCCTGCGATCCTACCGGGGTGCGCCGCTGGATATCCCGCTGGCGCTGTACTTCATTGCCCTGGCCATCCTGATCTGGCTGGTGTTGCGTTCAACGCGCTACGGGCAGTATCTCTTTGCCACAGGCGGCAAGGCTGACGCTGCCTATGCGACCGGCGTGCCGGTGAACTTCGTGCGCTTCAGTACGTATGTGTGGGCGGGGCTGGCAGCGGCACTGTCCGCACTGGCGCTGACGATGAATCTGGGCACAGGCAACCCGCGTATCGGTGACGCTATGACGCTGGATTCGATCGTGGCTGTGGTGCTGGGCGGGACGCGCCTGAGCGGCGGCCAGGGCGGGGTGATCGGATCGGTGCTCGGCGTGCTGATCCTGGGCGTGATCCGTAACATCATCTCCTTCGCCAACGTCCCTACGTGGTCTCAGACGCTGGTGGATGCGCTGATCATCATCGCGGCGCTGGCTGGCCCAGGGTTGGTGCGGTTCTTGCGGAGGCGGACAGCATGA